The window TTGCAGTCCCGGTTAGGATGTCTAGATTCTTATAAGTTccctaaagaaatgcaaatagtcTAGTCTGATAAAACTCTAGGGTAAACTACAACTTTAAGTTACGGGTTCCTCAGAAGCGGTTCTCATGTCTGAGTTCTGGAGCAAGTAGTCACGGCTCCCCGAGCTTTGAAGGGCTCAGCAGTTCAGAATAAATGGCTCCTGGGGGGTCAGCGACAGCAGTAAAGGTCTTCTCAACACATGAGAAGACCCCTCTCTCTAGGATCTGGTAGTCCTACAACTCATATGTGGATATTGGAGAAACAAATTGCAATAAGCCTTCTATATGTTGGGCTGTGGATTCAGACAAAAATacttcaatttttctttaatattgggtgactcagcagggaaCTCTGGCCATTCAGGTTCTCAATCATGTCTGGCCAGTTATATTATCAGGTTTCATATCTGTATCTCCAAAATCTCTGAGGTGATGACGTATTTAAAAcgctctaaaataaataaatgctggaGATTTTGAGAACGTGAATTTGTTCACTCTAGAATAACCCATATACCTAATTGTTTCTGTAGTTGATGGAAAATGCCACTTTAATGCTTTCATTACATGCTGCCTCTGTAGGACTTGACCTACTCAGTTATAGAAACTCAAGGCAATTGTATTTATCTGAGTCGCTTGCTGTCACCTGGGCTGAAGCCTGATGCCTCTCATAAGTTTGTATGGCTTTGAAAATGGGTCACTGTAGCTGAGGAAGGAACCCACAAAGCAATATTTTCAGCTATGAGATTTAAAGAGGGAGATATCTGAAAATTAATGATAGCCATCACTTagataatgaaataaaaggcaattTTTCATAATTGCTTAATAATTCAGTTTAACTATGGGCCAGCTGAGCTCCATATGGACTTAACTTTGGTTCCTGACCTCCAGCAGTTTTCAATTTAAGAATTTCTTAATTCCAGCAAAGAACACAGTGAGAAGCAGAGACGGGCCTTCTCTTCCAGGGCCCTCCAGGTGGTCCGGCGGCGGGCCAGTGGGTGAGCTGGGAGTCAGGGGACAGGCCACGGGCTCTGTCCTGCAGAGACTTAGAGCCTTGGCTGTGCTGCCTACAGGCCGGGCCCAGACCTTGAAGCAGCGGTGAACCTCTCCCTCCATCCGCACCTCCGCGGCCTAATGGCGGCGGCCTCACGCAGGCCAGACACTACCAACCGCCTGGTCTCCGGGCCCAACCTTGTGGGGCCTGGGCGGAGCCCCCACCGAGCCACGGAGGATGTGACGCTTTTGGGCGTCAAGCGGGGTGGGGCGAGAAGAGTGGCGGCCACCAAAGAGGGCCGTTAGGGCCTTGGAGGGCCCGAGAAGGCGGGTCTACGTGGACGCAAGGTCAGCCGCCCTTAGGCCTTAGAGCCACACAGATCCAGGGCGTGGGACGACCGCTTTGTCCCAACTGGACGAGGTCTCCCCTCGTCCGGAAAAAGGCCTTAATGAAGCCTGAAGGTGAGAAGAGCCCCAGCCTATGATAGGTGGAACATTTAGCGGGCCATCGCCTTCACCAGACCTTGATATTGGAAGATATAAATGGTAGAAAAACATACCCCATGTGGCCAATAGGAAGTGCCCACCCCCCTTTGGGAAGATTTATTGGCACTTTATAGAAGGCCTGTGTGTATAATATGAAAAAGCTGCTCTCAACTTGCCCCTCAACCTTtcaaaagaaaactgtttctAGATGTAAAGAGGTTGCCAACGTATGATAGAGTCAAAAAATCACGTCTTGCAAAtgctcatttgttttttaaaataatcgtAGAAAATAAATGGCTTCTGGAAATGACTTTTTGAAATGCAATTGTTAGACCACCACTAGCAGCAACATCAGGAGACACATGTGCACATTCATTCAGTGGGTTAGAGGACATAGAGTAGAAGACcttgaggaggaagaaaagaaggttcTACGCCTGCCTGGTCATATCTAGAAGACGTTTTCACATTATAACCATTGTTTTCTGTGTGCATTTTATTCCTCACTACTGTATGTATAGTTGACAATGCTAGgtatttttttgaaatatttaatcttTCTAGATGTTCTGAAGTGTCTGATATATGTTAAAAGTAGAGGTAGTAAAAAGACATTTTGTAAATATCTTTTtgttaaaattcatatgaaatattGTTGTTTATTTTGGAGGAAATGACCAAACCACCTCTTTGAACAGTACACACTGTGTTTGTGCACTGGTTCAAGGGAGAAGGAAGTGCAAAGAGCTCTATGCCAGTAAGTTTATAGTGAGGCAAGATTAACCATTGTCCCTTATGTTCCTGCATTCTGTTTTACTTTGCTGTGTATATAATGGACTAATGAGTCCTAATTTTGCAATATCTAGTCTCTAGATGTTAAAAGAGGTTGTCAGTTTTTTACTAAGTAGTTAGTAAAATTAGCACAATTTGTACACTTTGTATTGAGATTCATAGGAAAGCTTGCCTTCTGCAAACGGCTTTTGGATATGAATTTCAACCACCTCTAAGCATTACACACACCTATACTTGTCCACGGGATTGGTGGTGGAGAGAAGGAGATGAGGGAGGGAATGGTTCAGGCCAAAATGGTTATATTTAGAAGACACCTCAGATTATAACCACTGTTATGTATGTGCAATTTTATTTAACCATGCTGTGTACATAGTGGACAAgttcttatatgaaatatctagtcTTTCTCGATGTTTAGAAGTGCACAAAGTATGTTAAAAGTAGAAGTAGTCAAATAACACATTTTGTAGGTACCCTTTTGttaaattcatttgaaatattgtcttagaaatggaatggaatggaatgatCAAAATGATAAACCACCTCTCAGAGCAGTACACGTTATTATATTTGTGCTGGTTcggggaagaaggagaagaaagtgcAAAGGGCTTTATACCAATAGGTTTATAGTTAGGCAGGGATTAACTGTAGTCCGGTATATCTGTGCGTTTTGTTTTACTTAGCTGTGTATATAGTGTATATAAAGGGCAAACGTCCTAATTTACAACATCTAGTCCTTCTAGATGTTAAAGAGTTTGCCAGtgtatgacaaaaataaaattagaaagcaaATATTGTGTACACTTTGTGTTAAAATTAATAGGAAAGATTGTTCTGAAAACAGCTTGAGGAAGTGAAATTATGGAAATCCTCTCTAAGCATTACAAATGCTTATTATACTTGTCACTGGATTAATAGAGATGAGACGGGGAGGGTTCTAGGCCAGATGTTCCTATTTAGAAGACACTTTCAGATTATAGCCTTTGTATGCAGTTTATTCAATTCTACTGTATGTCTAGTGGACAACTTAAATCCTTATTTGAAACATCTAGTCTTTCTAGGTTTTTAAAAGTGCACAACATATGTTAAAAGTAGAGTTAAAGTAATATCCTTTAAGTATTTTTTCAGTTAATTATAGGAATGGTTGTATTTTTGGAATGGGTTTGTTAAACTTGATGCTTTGGAGAGTATGCTGACCGATCACTGGGTGgtgaggagaggggcaggggaggaagtGCTGAGAGAAGAGTTCTGTGCCCATGAGTCTTTAGACAAGTTCAGATTGTCTAACCATTGTTCTATATATGCATTTTAGTTAATATTGCAGTGTATTAAAGGATAAACAAGTCCTAATGCCCAAGGAATATAAAAAATAGAAGTAGTAAAATAATCCTTTTATAAATGCTCTTTTGTTAGTTTTTAGGAAGGACTGTCTTCTGGGAGTGTCTTTGTTAATCCACCTCTTGGAATTAGATGTGGTCCTATACTTAATAATTGAAATGGTGGAGGAGGGAGACGAGAAAGGATGGAGGGAAGGGCTCTTTGCTGGTATCTCCACATCTAGAAGACAGTTTTAGGTTATAATCATAGGTCTATATGTGCATTTTTGTAAAGTACCTGTGTTTGTTGTGGACAAGGTTCATTCTTCGTTTTGCAACATCTAAGCTTTTTAGATGTCCTGAGGTGACACTGTATGATAAAAAGTAGGGCTAGTGAATTAACCaatttgtaaatatctttttgTTATAATTGATAGAAAAGAAGCATCTTGGACATGGAATTGTTAAACCTTCTCTGAGACATGTACGTCAGGACTAGTTCATTAGGTTGGCAGCAGAGGGCCTGAAGGAAGTACAGGGGGAGGGATGTATGCAGATgtgttcatatttatattttgatgATAACCATAGATGTGTGTGATCTCTTTTGGCTGTACTACAGGAACATGTTGTTAAGTAATTCAATGGAAATTTACCtccttgctaatattttgatagTATAGATCAGATATCAAATTCTCTTAAAAGTATTATATTTTGTGTACTCTGTTGCTtgatgtctctttttttttttccatctgtagAATGCAGTAATCGGGTGCTTTCGTTGCTGTGCATTTGTCTCATTTTTAATTGAACGTTAAGAGAATGCAGTATTTTAATCATAACTCTGCCAATATCTTTATCTAGAGGCCTATTGCCATTTTTGTCTCCAAGAAAGGCAAGattacattgtttttctttcagattGAGTTGGTGTAGTGTATTGTTGGTTATCAAAATACTCATATAGCTTTGGGACATTGAAATGGTAAATATTCATGATGTTTGAAAAAGTCTGATATGTAACTGCAAtcttaattacttaaaaatgGATGCTTAGTTGTGTAGATAAACACACAGGACCTAGAAGGACAGATCAAACTATAAACTGCTTGTGATTAGCGATAACTTGGTTATTTGCTTTTGTGTTTTTCAGTTTCCTATTATAAAcatgttaacttttaaaaaataaatgttattttaaaaacctaaaaaaaaaaaaacaaagaattttaaaggTTCATTGGAAGCTGCACAAATTCTGGTGTCTAACACTATTTTGCCAAGATAAAATGAGCTTCGTCTAGAGTGTATTGCATAAATAGCTTCTACTTAGTGTAATGATTAATGGTTTGCCATTGTTTAAAAGCAGGATGGTTAGTTGGGCAGTGAAATAATACAATTGAAGTGTAATTGTTACCCAATTAAAAAATCAGTTACCCACAGTGATTTCCATACTGGGATTAATGGCAGCCAAAACTAGAGTCAAGgttcgaaaaaaaaaaaaataagacataacTTTATTGTCTGTTAATAGCTATTTGTTGACTCTGTTAAATGGAATAATGATGGGGCCAAAAATAGCCATGAGAACTCCTTACTCTCAGCCTGTGCGTAAGGAGAAGACGAGCTGGTTAATCTTCAAGAGCTTTGGGTATTTCCTTGGTCATGTCTTATGTGCCTGCAGCTTCAACGTTGCAGAATTATGCCTTCTGGGGTCTGACAGTTTGTTCCCCTACCTCACACTTACCTGGCTGTACTCTTGGCTTTTCTTGCACACTCAAGGTGGTTTTGCCATCGTCTTTCTCCCTTTGCCTACCTCTAGGATTACGTCATTGGTCTTCTTTTGTATCTACTGTCAGCGCCATGCAACCTTCATTTTTGTCTCCAGGGTACCACATTTTGGTGATGTCGGTACTCTCCTATTGCATACTCATCATGAGAAGTGAAGAGTCTCATAGTGAACACAAGTCACGGTTCTATTGTTAGCATTTTCCCAAGGCATGCTTACTATAATTATGCCCTGTACCTTCTTGTATCACGCAATTCTTGGATCACAACTCTTTGGTTTTCAACAGCTTTGTCCACTTCCACCTTTTCCAGTTTCTGTATATTTGTGGAATATTACTCTTGCctgtttttgaaatttgtatttttacaCATACAAGCTTGGCGAGTGTGTATGAGGCTGTGTTGacacaaactttttaaaatttttctttcctttcaaatttttaaaaataaaaccttttactgtaaaataaaattttaatttcgaAAGGCTGCTTGACTTGGAAAGTAGCTGATTGGTCCGCGTTAGTGAGCAGGCCATTTCGTAACCTGATGTCTGGCTCCTAGAATTGACGGCGTGAAGCTTAAGCACTTGATCTTAGCTCTTTCTATATTATTATTTGACTCTTATGTTGAAATTAACTGGTTTTCAGTCTTTTCCACTAGACCGAGCTCTTTGAGTGCAGGatttggtgctcaataaatgttttttggacTAGAAACTGAACTTTATGAAATTGAAAACCAGAACCTTCTCGTGGTAGCAGTAAAGACAGTGAGGACAAAAGTAGTAGGGCATTTGGATTTGGGTAATAATCTCTGTGGCATTATTTCAAGAGGAAAATGTGGTCTCTTAGTCTCATGGGATGTCATGGTCCAGATGAAGTGCCTTTAAACCTATCCTCTGTGGCTACTGTGACCAAGCCCAATGCTGACCAGTCTGGAATGTCCTGTATTACAGTGTTTATGAACTCTGTTCTTTCCTCAAGGAATCAGAGGACGAGACAGCCATAGAGAACAGCCCCACTATGATTAAAGTGGATGAAGGTGAAAACCAGGTTTCACCACGTCAAGGGAGCAGGTGCTTCCCCAAAGTGCTTCGCTATGTCACCGGTGATATGAGAGAATTTGCCAAATGGCTTAAAGGTATTTATGCTTCCATCCCTTGGAGAGATGGGAGAAGTGGCTTTGAGGGAAATGGTTTGCTGGCTCTTCTACTCATATCTTTAGTTATATTCCCCTACCTTTTATCTATCTCTTCCCtctccattttttaactttttattttctggaaaattttaTTTGTCGGAAAATAAAGGACATGCAGtcctcttaaaattatttttatgcagATAGTGGTTAGGGCCAGAGCCCTCCTCATATCAGAGGAAGACACCTGGTTCCATCCTGTAATTTCAGTacttaaaaactgaaattttactATTGGTAATTCATTCCTTTGGCTTAAGCATCTGAACCTCTGAACATGGTAAATAAGTGCATTCGATGCTTTCTGGAGCTGAAGTTCTAGTATGGGCCGTGTGGGTTGAGAGTAAAGAAATTGGATGCTTTCAGGATCCGGTGCCACTAAAGGGGCAAAGCATTCAGAGAGAAAAAGCTGCAAGGAATATCAAAAATAATCTGTACCTTCATCAGACAGGATTTTGATGATTTTGCTCAGCGGGGGCCTGGACTTGGGAAGGAGCACCATTTGCCTTGCCACTTCCTTACCTCTGCCCATCTCATCTCTTCCAGACAAACCCTGGGTACTCCAGTTCATTGACTGGGTTCTTAGGGGCATATCCCAAGTGGTGTTCGTCAGCAACCCCATCAGCGGAATCCTGATTGTGGTGGGACTCCTGGTCCAGAACCCCTGGTGGGCTCTCAATGGCTGTGTGGGAACGGTGGTCTCCACCCTGACGGCCCTGTTGCTGGGTCAGGACAGGTAGGCATGTCCATCCAGGCCTGTTTCTCTCGCTTCTGAGAACACAGGAGCCAACCAGTGAGTGTGGGCAGCAGAGATAAAGCCCCACGCTTCTCCGGAGAAACAGCCTTTATTCCATAGAACTCTTTATAATTGTCTTTAGTTAGAGGTCAGGGAATCATTTGTGGCCTCTTATTCATGGTATCTGAATAAGTGGCCAGTCTGACTGCTACCAGATTCTCACAGCAGTACATGGTAACCAAAACTAAGCTACAAGTAATTCCCAGGAGAGGTTCTAAAGGGATCTTCTTTAATGATTAATCAATTATCTATCATcagcattttgtttgtttgggcaAAAGCACATATGAGTTCATGAAACATCTTAGAGGCTTAAAAATCCCACTAATCTCATTGTATCTTGTTTCCATGCTTAGTTTAGCAAATCATTCTTCATAGACAGTGCAAAGGTCAGGTCAGCTTCCAGAGAGCTGAATAACCACAAATTCCCAGTTAGCAAGTCCTGACTTAAGAAGTGTTAGTCTGTCTTCTAAAATATGTGTTAGGTTAAAAATAGcatgtattttataaattaaatatcaaTTTCCGTTGAAGAAGTGATGAGCTGGCTCCCATCAGGGGACTAGTTAGCTCCTGACTAACCAGTTCCTTCAGGGAGCCTGCCGGTCTTCTAGGTGTCCAGGATCAATGCAGAATCCCCAGTGAATGGTCATTATACAACTAAGTTCTTGTAACTCTTACTGTAAATTGCCTAAGGAGCTTCTCAAGGAGATAGTCAGGAAATGCTCCACTTTCCCATCAGGTCCAAGGAGCCTGATATGTTCTATGTAGAGggtgattttgtatcttgcttaAACCCTATTCCAATGTATCAAGAAACAGTCTTTCCACTTTGAAGGTGTGGTCCAGGATTGTGCTATATTGAATATCCCTTCACTGTTTTACTCCAGTGAAAGTTGACCCATTTGccttatcagtattttttaaaagacaagtcgTATTTACATGTGTTAGTTTTCAAatctcttttactttctttggtCCTAAAGGACTGTTAAAATGGCAATTCTCTGTTTTAAGTGAATACGTATCTCCCTATTGCTTTAACTGTGACATTCCACAACTTGTAGATGTTGCCATTAATTATTTGTAGATCAAACCCAGGCATTAAATCTGCAAGTCAGTTGTTGAGAGGACGAATCTTTGCATAGTTCTTCACTCATCATGTGTCATCATATATAGTCCCAATTTGTGGAGGGCATTATCACTTCCTGAGTTAAACCAATACAAATTGTGTCACCTCCCACATGTCCCAAAGGATTATTTAAGGGAGACAAAGGACTTTTAAACAGGGAGTCCCACCCTAATATTCTTGCCCAAATGAATATAAGTGATTCATATATGTAGAATTCATTCTGCAGAAGTCACTTGGCGCTTCTAGTTCCCAATTATGAAATGGGAaccattttggccatttgtacCAAGGAGTACAAACTTACCCTTTGGACAACTTTTAGAAGTGAGGTTAAATGCTGAGGAGCAAAAAGAGACCCAAGAAAGAATTAAGTGTTAGATATGCACCTAATTACATGGAATACTTTGCCAAGTAAAAGAAAAgtaattgtttttctttgtaataACTTGGAAATGTATATTTGAAGACAACAAAATGGAAgcacaggaaaatgaaaatatatgctaAGTTGGAAGATTAGTGTTTATAAGGTCACAGACACTAAGAATGTGCATTTACATTTCAAGAATCTTATATCTCTCACCAAGAAATCAGACTTAGGAAACAGTTTCATGATGCTAAAAATTCTGTTCAAGTGAGAGGCCcttaaagagttaaaagaaataataacttccCGAAGGCTAAGTAAAGGAAGGAAGGCTAAAAGGAAGCAGAACAGGTTGCCTTGctgatttttctttcctctacTAGATGCCGTAATTCTATCTTTAGAATTTAGAATTCTATCTTTAGCTATAATGCCTCTGGAGGGGGTTGTTCTGTATGcatatttgtattttatctatgcgtattttgttttttcatgtttttattagtATTTGGCTTCTATAGACTTTGAAATAGATTTCTAAATATAATCTCATTTTCTAATGTGAGTATGATCTGGAAGTTGCAAGTGTCATTCATGTGCAAATCTAGCCAATGTCCACCTGGGAAATGTCCGTGCTGTGCTCTTGCCCGCAGGTCAGCAATTGCGGCGGGGCTCCAGGGCTACAATGCCACCCTGGTGGGAGTACTCATAGCAGTCTTTTCAGACAAGGGAAACTATTTCTGGTGGCTGTTATTCCCTGTATGTGCTATGTCCATGACTTGGTAAGTTGTACCTGGTTTTCAaaatgctcttaaaaaaaaaaaatttgtagcgGGGAGAAGGgtatggggagttattgtttaatgggtacagagttttagttttgcaacatgaaaaatgttccatgaatggatggtggtgatggttgtacaacaatgtgaatgtacttaatgccactgaaccgcaCACTTTCAAAtggttaaaagggtaaattttacgttatgtatATAAcacaatttttagaaaaataaataatttcttaaaacttAGATTCAGGTTATGTCTATTGGAAACAGGAAGCATTAAAACACACTGATGCATGTGGTCCTCCATACCCATGTCACCACCCAAGATTCTGATGCATTTGGTCTGGGGTGTTGCCTGGGCATTGGGAGTTTTAAAGGCTCCCAAGGGGTTCGAAAGTGCAACAAAAGTTGAGAACCAGTCCCTATATCAGTGGTCCTCACACTTGTGCaccatcagaatcacctgcagggcttgttaaagcaGACTACTGCTCCCCTCTGCAGGGTTTCTGACTCAGTCTATCTGGAGTGGGACCtgaaatgtgcatttctaacacgtTCCCAGGTGATGATGATGTGGCTGACTCAaagaccccactttgagaaccactgtgcctATACGAACTCCTCTTACCCACCTGCCCCACCCCTTCAAAAAAATTCTTTACTGCATtcaactcattttatttttttaccctaAATCCTTCAAACTAGTTTCTACATTGACACtatcttaaatcctttttttGGAAGCAAACATTTCCTTCTAAATAGCATGTTTAGAATATAAAGTACTAATATCCACACAAATTAGAAAAACAGCCCACTGTGGACAGTGTCTGCGGGAGGGCCACCCACCCTGGCTGCTCCCACAAGTGTGTGGAGGAGAACCTGCGGTAGAGCCAACCTTCGCAGGAAGTAACTTCCAACCTGTTCTTAAGAAAAGGCTCAAGGGCAGGAGGTATCACCTACAGGTGCTCCCCACAGCCCCTCCTACAATCCAGGAAATCTGGAGGTCTGATGGTAAAATGATGGCTCCTTGATTGGGTCAACAAGTGAGAGCACAAAAGGGACCCAGAGACCATCTAATCCAATCCCCCagtttatagacaaggaaactgaggagtggtaactttcccaaggtcacacagttcatCAACTGCTCAACACTTAAAACTCTGCCTCCCTGCACTTAAGATCTGTTTCCTCCAGCCCACATCACCTGCATCCTCCCTTGGACAAttgtttctcttttccaaaaTTAGATATACTAAAGACTCGTGGAGATGATATACAAGTTCAAGATTGTGGTTGCCTctggtggggaaggagggacaTATGATCAAGTAGGTTACACAGAACACTTTAACTGTGTTGTtagtattttatttcatatatcttaaatacttcaaaaatatttttaaaccctAGATATATAACTCATTGTGAGCAACCGCagggtataattttttaaaagccaaataaTGTAAGAGTTGATTTTTGACTTTATGTAAGAATTATTCTATGACACAGTTTATCCCAGGttgctttttgggtttttttgttgttgttgttttgcttcGTTTATTCTGTGAAAAGTTCACCAACACAGAATTTGAGGGACATATTTGCTGATGAAATAAAGCCCTTTCATAGTATAGAAATTCAGTTTGTCAACCTGGCTTGTCTCATGCATATTCTTCCATTctgttctgttgttgtttttagccCAATTTTCTCAAGTGCACTGAGCTCTGTGTTCCACAAATGGGACCTCCCTGTCTTCACCCTGCCCTTCAACATGGCGTTGTCAATGTATCTTTCAGCCACAGGACATTACAATTTGTTCTTCCCAAGCAAATTGTTCACACCTGTAACCTCAGTTGCCAATGTCACCTGGTCTGACCTCAGTGCCCTGCAGGTAAGAGGCATTATCTTCTCACATTCCTCCTGGCTCTGGAAGATGCCCAGTGTCCTCCTGGTGAATTGTTCATGGGTGTCAGAGCCTTATAGAGACTCAGTCTGAGGGTGGCCTTGCTGCCTTCATCTTGCCATCTAAAGCATTTGTTCTAGGCCAAAGCTTTGGGCTCTAAGGGATTTCTTAAATGACTATTTGGTCAAAGCTAACTTTTCCTGAAATCTGCAGTACTAACTCCAGAGTAAAGCTCCATTGGAAATCAAACACTCTATTTCAAACTTGGCGCTTGTTTGGGTGGGTGTGACGGGGCCAGCCCTTGAGGTAGGAGCCTCCAGCCTGGGGTTAAATCCTCCAAAACTTACCTCCTCCAATCAAAAGAACTGGCTGCTTACTCTTACGTCCCATTACAGAACCTCTCATTCTGCTTTTTCTTATGGTAGATCTCATAGAATGTGTACAATAATTCAGAGTTCTCAAGCTTTGGTAGGCATGAGaatcattgttttttaaataccaATACAGCTCCATCTCAGACTCCCTAAATTATAATCTCTGGGATTATACTAGTCACATTTCTGGGAACCTGTATTAACAAGCTCCCCAAGCAATAGTGATGTGcgccagagtttgagaaccactatagTGGGATGTGTACTATgtatcattttacagatatgcGTAGAGAGAGCACTCATTCTTAAAAACCAAATCGAATTCCAGCTCTTCCTGTTGGTGTTTATTTAATAAGTCTGTTTAAGTTTTCTTGATTATTAAAAACAAGAGACCGCTTGATAtcagaagaaaatcaaagaaacctTACCTTTTATAACGTGCAAAAGACTGGCTTTCCCACCGTCAGGTTATGAAACACCTGTTACCACCCTCTTCTCTGAGTGACCCAAGATTGTGAGGAGCCTTTTCTTTAGCTTCGTGTCCAGAAGACGAATGGGAGCATTTGGAAATAACtcagaagaaaaagcaaagatttattagaaCTACCCATGAAAAATAAcattatggtatatatatatgtgtgtgcgtatatatatg of the Diceros bicornis minor isolate mBicDic1 chromosome 16, mDicBic1.mat.cur, whole genome shotgun sequence genome contains:
- the SLC14A1 gene encoding urea transporter 1, translated to MNGRSLIGGADDAPPGPLWTDPFGNKAVEAARGGFARLSLTLAHGPPEQESEDETAIENSPTMIKVDEGENQVSPRQGSRCFPKVLRYVTGDMREFAKWLKDKPWVLQFIDWVLRGISQVVFVSNPISGILIVVGLLVQNPWWALNGCVGTVVSTLTALLLGQDRSAIAAGLQGYNATLVGVLIAVFSDKGNYFWWLLFPVCAMSMTCPIFSSALSSVFHKWDLPVFTLPFNMALSMYLSATGHYNLFFPSKLFTPVTSVANVTWSDLSALQLLKSLPVGVGQIYGCDNPWTGGIFLCALLLSSPLMCLHAAIGSLVGVVAGLSLSAPFGDIYDGLWGLNSSLACIAIGGMFMALTWQTHLLALACALFTAYLGSSMSNLMAVVGLPSGTWPFCLATLLFLLLTTKNPNIYKMPLSKATYPEENRIFYLQAKKKMVQSPL